In the genome of Schistocerca piceifrons isolate TAMUIC-IGC-003096 chromosome X, iqSchPice1.1, whole genome shotgun sequence, one region contains:
- the LOC124722071 gene encoding uncharacterized protein LOC124722071: MPRSSKVFKKVRKCQASRCSKDNLKTSPIITNGNDTSTKKASASRRKIDSCQSLDDCGSDTQATSGFRLIDLKILSDIISSACVCADCGAKSLRLYDEENRIGIVCMLHLTCESCHSDTAFRTSASSNRIYEANMRLIYGMRCLGIGREGTRLFCGIMNMPQPSARYTTGNKTLLSALQEEVEENLKSSAKEAVKMNSELKTEADNTPDTDLCVSCDGTWMKRGHTSLYGVSSVISVDTGKILDVQVMSKYCYSCVLGKRAGEVEENKWQVEHKKVCCRNYSGSSGGMEPAAMKLMFHRSVEKYGVRYTKYLGDGDSSSFKTVLESEPYGPHCAIEKLECVGHVQKRMGGRLLKLKRELKGRKLEDGKLLGGPNRLTDKEIHSLQVYYGKAIRDNSGNLNNMQKAVWSIYFHKLSTDDKPVHNLCDISWCKFKQAERDGMNYSHKHSLPVAVLSAIKPTFRCLAEPDLLRKCVHGKTQNPNESYNSLIWKRCPKTTFVSTIIVEIAAYDACLVFNNGNLGRIKTLQRLGFHPGAFTYSILKDIDDKRVAAADITANKIEQQVNQRRQAKKRLLADEEEYAYGLH, translated from the coding sequence ATGCCGCGTTCTAGTAAGGTGTTTAAAAAGGTTAGAAAGTGTCAAGCTTCTCGATGTAGTAAAGACAACTTGAAAACCAGCCCCATAATAACAAATGGAAACGATACTTCAACCAAGAAAGCGAGTGCTTCGAGAAGGAAAATTGACAGCTGTCAATCACTTGATGATTGTGGCTCAGACACTCAAGCTACTAGTGGTTTTAGGCTTATTGATTTGAAAATACTATCTGATATTATATCATCTGCTTGTGTATGTGCTGACTGTGGTGCAAAAAGTTTGAGATTATATGACGAAGAAAACAGAATTGGAATAGTGTGTATGTTGCATCTTACTTGTGAAAGCTGTCATTCAGACACTGCTTTTAGAACTTCGGCATCAAGTAACCGGATATATGAAGCAAATATGCGTTTAATATATGGCATGAGATGTTTGGGCATAGGCAGGGAAGGTACCAGACTGTTTTGTGGGATCATGAACATGCCACAACCAAGTGCTAGGTACACCACTGGAAATAAAACACTGCTAAGTGCTCTTCAAGAGGAAGTGGAAGAAAACTTGAAGTCCTCTGCAAAGGAAGCTGTGAAGATGAATAGTGAACTAAAGACAGAAGCAGATAACACGCCAGACACCGATTTGTGTGTGTCATGTGATGGAACGTGGATGAAGCGTGGACATACATCACTGTATGGAGTATCATCTGTCATTAGTGTTGATACTGGAAAAATTCTTGACGTTCAGGTAATGAGCAAATATTGCTATAGCTGTGTACTCGGAAAGAGAGCtggtgaagtggaagaaaataagtggcAGGTTGAACACAAGAAAGTGTGCTGTAGAAATTATTCTGGTTCTAGTGGTGGAATGGAACCTGCAGCTATGAAACTTATGTTCCATCGAAGTGTGGAAAAGTACGGTGTTAGATACacaaaataccttggtgatggtgactcCAGCTCCTTCAAAACTGTTTTGGAAAGTGAACCTTATGGTCCCCATTGTgctatagaaaagttggaatgtgttggacatgtgcaaaaacgaatgggaggcagacttttaaaattgaaacgTGAATTGAAGGGCAGgaaacttgaggatggaaaactttTAGGTGGTCCCAACAGActcacagacaaagaaattcaTTCTTTACAAGTGTACTATGGCAAGGCAATAAGGGACAACAGTGGAAATTTGAATAACATGCAGAAGGCTGTGTGgtctatttattttcataaactatCCACAGATGACAAACCTGTACataatttgtgtgacatatcgtggTGCAAATTCAAGCAGGCTGAGCGTGATGGCATGAActattcacacaagcacagtttACCTGTGGCTGTTTTAAGTGCTATAAAACCAACATTTAGGTGTTTAGCAGAGCCAGACCTCCTACGAAAGTGTgtgcatggaaagacacaaaaccctaatgaaagttacaactcACTGATTTGGAAACGTTGCCcaaaaacaacatttgtttcaacaattattgttgaaattgctgcatatgatgcttgtttagtttttaacaaTGGTAATCTTGGAAGAATAAAAACTCTACAGAGGCTAGGATTTCATCCAGGAGCTTTCACCTATTCAATATTGAAGGACATCGATGACAAAAGAGTTGCTGCGGCTGATATTACAGCCAATAAAATTGAACAGCAGGTTAACCAAAGAAGACAAGCAAAGAAGAGACTGCTTGCAGATGAAGAGGAGTATGCATATGGCTTGCACTAG